The segment AGGTGCCATCGCAGGTGCTCCTTCCCATCGGTTCGTCGAGACCCCCGCCCGACGCTCGAAGCGACCGTGGGAGGGCGAGGGCGGATGTGTGCTCACGACGGCCCCGTGCACGCCACCGGGCCACCAGGTTCCGGCCCGCGATGCGGTGGGCCGGCGGACGATTGTAGGGAAGGGTCACCACGGGGGCCAACGCGGTACCGGCCTCGGACAGCGGCGCTGGGTGCTCACGGGCCGGGCCAGCTCATGCCTGCCAGCGCGCCGGCGGCGCCCGCAGCGTCGATCGCGAACGAGATGGTCTCGCCCTCGACCAGGGCGGACGCAGCCTGGCCAGCGCCGACGCACGTCGGGGGAAGCCCGGCCACGGCCAAGGCAATCTCGCGGGTGGCCGCAGGCGAGCCCGGCAGCTCGTCGTGAGCCGAGAGCCCGTGCAGGTCGACGGTGACGTGGCGCTCGCCGTCGACGAGCGTGCGCGGCCCGGGGACCACCCAGTCCCCCGAGGCGGCGATCGACACCATGCGCAGGTGATCCGGCACCGGGGTGGCGGCGACCTGGCGGGTCAGGTCGGACACCTCGCTGAGCTGGCGAGCAGCGGGACTGGCCGGGTCGTGACCTCCGGGCACCACCGCGGCAAGGGCCGCCAGCTGCGCGTCGAACCCACCCAGCTCGTCGAGCGCGCCGAGGGCGGTGGCGAGGTCCGCGCCTCCGTGCGGGGTGCCGAGGGTGACGAACGTGCGCACCTCGGCGGGCAGCCTGCCACGGGAGAACGCCTCGCCGATCGCCAGGCGGGTGACGACGCCACCCTGGGAATGGGCGATCAGGTCGATCGGCACACCTGGCTCGGCCCGGCTCACCGCGGCGATCAGTGCCTCCAGCCGGGAGGCCGCCTCTCGCAGCTCGCCCTGGCTGTCGAGTTCGTCGTAGGGGCGGGCGGGCAGAGCAGCCAGCGAGTCGGTGAGCCCTTCGGCAGGGATCCGCCCACCCCGGTAGGAGAACCGGACCACGTCGCCGGGGGCGTAGCCCAGCGCCGCGGTGTCGGTGCGGTCGATGCCGCTCCCCTCGCTCGTCGAGCCGAACCCGGCCACCAGAATGGCGATGCGCCGGCCCGCCGGTCGTGGCGGCGGCGCGGTGGGCGGAGTGCAGTCGCCGCGACTGCGGCGCCATCGCTCCATGCCCATGGCGATGCGGGCCAGCCGGGTCTCGACCCGCAGCTCGACCGCGTAGTGGAGCAGGAGCCGGGCCCGCTGCCCGCTGGCATCGACCACCATGCCCGCCAGCCGGTACGGCGAGTCCAGGTGGTCGAGGATCACGGTCAGGAGGGCTCGGCGCTCCCGCAGCGGCCCCTCGCCTTCCTCGAGGCCCGGGACAAGGCGGACCCGAGCGGGGAGGTCACCGGCGAAGAGCACGGCCGGGTCCAGGTAGGTGCCGTCGCGATCGCGGATGCCGAGGTGCAGCATCGGCCCGGCGGTGCCGACCACCTCGCCCTGCCTGACCCGCGCGCCGACCCGCACGCCCACCGCCTCGAGGAACGAGTAGCTCGACCGCAGGCCGTCCGGGTGGCGTACCGTGACGTGCAAGGTGCCGGCCACCGGACCGGCGAAGATCACTTCGCCGTCGCCGATCGCTCGCACCGGGGTGCCCGGCTCGGTGGCGTAGTCGATCCCCCGGTTGCCGGGCCCGAAGCGGGTCGCCGGAGGGCGGAAGGGATCCGCGACCGGCGCATCGACGGGCGGCCGGTATCGAGGCGGTGTGGCGGCCGCGTGGCCTGCGGGGGTGATGGCGGCGGACAGCGCGACGACGAACACGGCCGCCGCACCGATCTGGGCGCGGCGGGGCACACGGTGGGCCACGGGACGGGCACCTCCCCGGGGAGACGGGACCGGTGGGGGAAGTGCGGCCGAGGGCCGTGAGGGGGCGTCGCCCCGAGTTCAGGCGTGTCCGGCGAGATGGGGCCCCGAGCCGGAGCTCGTGCTCAGGCCGGCTCGCGTTCCTGGGCCAGGATCCGCGACCGGAGCTGGAGCACCGCTTTGGTGTGGATCTGGCACACCCGGCTCTCGGTGACGCCGAGAACCTGGCCGATCTCGGCGAGGGTGAGACCCTCGTAGTAGTAGAGGGTGAGGACGATCTTCTCCCGCTCGGGCATGCGGTTGATGGCCTTCGCGAGGATCTGGCGCATCTCCTCGACCTCGTAGGCCTGCACCGGCCCCTCCCCCGCATCCGCGATGGTGTCGCCGAGCGTCAGCGACTCACCCCGGTCGCCGCCAACCGAGAGCATCTCGTCGAGCGCGACCAGACCGACGAAGGAGATCTGCGAGAGCGTGGTCTGCAACTGCTCGTCGGTCATGTCCAGCTCGGCCGCGAGCTCCTCGTCGGTCGGGGCGCGGTGCAGTTCGCTCTCGAGCTTGGCGAACGCCTTCTCGAGCGCCCGAGCCTTGGCCCGGACCGAGCGCGGCACCCAGTCGATCGAGCGCAGCTCGTCGAGGATCGCCCCCTTGATACGAGCAATCGCGTAGGTCTCGAACTTGTAGCCCCGCGCCGGGTCGAACTTCTCGATGGCGTCGATCAGACCGAAGATGCCGTAGCTGACCAGGTCGGACTGCTCCACGTTGTGGGGCAGCCCCACCGCGACCCGGCCTGCCACGTACTTCACCAGCGGCGAGTAGTGCACGATCAGCTCGTCACGTGCCTCGCGCGTGCCCGTGGCCTTGTAGTCGACCCATAACCGTTCGATGTGACCTGCTGCCTGGTCTTCCACCACCGGTCCTACGCTCGCGGGTGGGTCGACTCGACGACGCGCCGCAGCCGCTCCTTGCTCACATGAGTGTAGTGCTGTGTCGTGCCGAGGTCCGCGTGCCCGAGCAGCTCCTGCACCGCTCGCAGATCGGCGCCCCCGTCGAGGAGATGTGTGGCGAACGTGTGGCGCAACGCATGGGGATGGGTCGGCGACAGCGCGCGGCGGTCGAGGATGCGCCGCACGTCCCGCGGGGTCAGTCGGCGCCCACGCCGGTTGAGGAACACCGCGTCGACAGGCGTGTCGGTGGTGATCAGCTGGTCGCGCCCGCGGCGGAGCCAGGCGTCGATGGCCGCCGATGCCGGTTCGCTCAGCGGGACCTGGCGCTGCCGTGAGCCCTTGCCCCACACACGCACCGTGCGGTTGAGGAGGTCGAGGTCGTCGGGCCGCAGGCCGCAGAGCTCCGCCACCCGTAGGCCGCTGCCGTAGAGCAGCTCGAGCACCGCGTCGTCGCGCAGTCGGATGGCCGGCTCGTCGCTCGACGTGGACGCTGGTGGATCGTCGAGGAGAGCCCTCAGCTCCTCGTCGCGCAGCACCCGGGGCAGCCGCCCCTCCCCCGCCGGGGAGG is part of the Rhabdothermincola sediminis genome and harbors:
- a CDS encoding peptidoglycan DD-metalloendopeptidase family protein; this encodes MAHRVPRRAQIGAAAVFVVALSAAITPAGHAAATPPRYRPPVDAPVADPFRPPATRFGPGNRGIDYATEPGTPVRAIGDGEVIFAGPVAGTLHVTVRHPDGLRSSYSFLEAVGVRVGARVRQGEVVGTAGPMLHLGIRDRDGTYLDPAVLFAGDLPARVRLVPGLEEGEGPLRERRALLTVILDHLDSPYRLAGMVVDASGQRARLLLHYAVELRVETRLARIAMGMERWRRSRGDCTPPTAPPPRPAGRRIAILVAGFGSTSEGSGIDRTDTAALGYAPGDVVRFSYRGGRIPAEGLTDSLAALPARPYDELDSQGELREAASRLEALIAAVSRAEPGVPIDLIAHSQGGVVTRLAIGEAFSRGRLPAEVRTFVTLGTPHGGADLATALGALDELGGFDAQLAALAAVVPGGHDPASPAARQLSEVSDLTRQVAATPVPDHLRMVSIAASGDWVVPGPRTLVDGERHVTVDLHGLSAHDELPGSPAATREIALAVAGLPPTCVGAGQAASALVEGETISFAIDAAGAAGALAGMSWPGP
- the whiG gene encoding RNA polymerase sigma factor WhiG, whose protein sequence is MEDQAAGHIERLWVDYKATGTREARDELIVHYSPLVKYVAGRVAVGLPHNVEQSDLVSYGIFGLIDAIEKFDPARGYKFETYAIARIKGAILDELRSIDWVPRSVRAKARALEKAFAKLESELHRAPTDEELAAELDMTDEQLQTTLSQISFVGLVALDEMLSVGGDRGESLTLGDTIADAGEGPVQAYEVEEMRQILAKAINRMPEREKIVLTLYYYEGLTLAEIGQVLGVTESRVCQIHTKAVLQLRSRILAQEREPA
- a CDS encoding tyrosine-type recombinase/integrase, which produces MAEAGWLLEEFEAALTSASPATIRAYRSDLEAFIEWAARLGARGPSDIERKVLRRYLAYLGTRRYARRTVARKASALRRYFAWLRRTGHLSADPAAGLSSPAGEGRLPRVLRDEELRALLDDPPASTSSDEPAIRLRDDAVLELLYGSGLRVAELCGLRPDDLDLLNRTVRVWGKGSRQRQVPLSEPASAAIDAWLRRGRDQLITTDTPVDAVFLNRRGRRLTPRDVRRILDRRALSPTHPHALRHTFATHLLDGGADLRAVQELLGHADLGTTQHYTHVSKERLRRVVESTHPRA